Part of the Brassica oleracea var. oleracea cultivar TO1000 chromosome C8, BOL, whole genome shotgun sequence genome is shown below.
AAAGCTTTTATTTAGTGCTCTGAAATTTTTTTAAAACAAAATAAATTAAAGCCTAAATTTTAGACCGAAAAATAGAAAACTACGTATTAAACCAATTTAACGAGAAGAATTTTTTTAATTCACACATAATCGAGTTACATTTAATGAAAGACAGAGAGTAGGATTTTCTAAGTTAGATAAACATTCTCGAAATATTCGACGGACAATTATTCTCTCTCTCTCTTTGTGAAACTTTTTCTACGTACCTTGAATTTCAAAACCCTAGTTTTCATCAACAAGATCATGATACGGACACGTCATCTTCATCCGTTATGTGTTGACTTTTTAATACAGTCACCACCCTCGATATTGGTTCACTAGCAATATCCGACTAATATTCCTCTCTAGTGTTAGACTTCATAACTCGAGATTTTAGGCCGGATATTATACTAAGGTGTATGCATCTTCGTTATGTCATTGAGCAATGTTTATAGTTTTTTTGGGTTAACGTTGTGGTTAGAATTAATTGATCAAAACTCGTTTTTTTATTCACAAAATTAATCCTTCATATCTCCCAAAAATAACAATTTCTTCGGTGAATATATACTAACAAAGCTTATGCTTGTCCTTGCTATATGAAGTTGATTATTGATCGTCATTATAAAGTAAAATACTAATAGTTGGTATTATTAAAAAAAACATTAAAAACGATTAATAAACGAAAAAATGTGTCGTTTTGTATTCTCCTTTTATTTTTCTTCGGTATCTACCTATTTTATTTGACAAACACAAAATAGAAAGACCATGATTAAACCGGGGTTCTTAGAGTGAGGTTCTTAGCGGAAGTTAAGAAACGGTTTTTTAACTTTTAACTAAAAAAATTAAGAACCGGTTCTCCGGGTTAATCATGCTCAAAAAGACTTTTCTGGCCTGTCACATTTATTGTCATATCATTGCATAGGGCAGTAAAGAGGAGGTGATTATTCTAGTGTGCGTGTGTGTTTTTATTTTTTCAGTTTTTTCTAATTTACCTTTTTGCTATTTGCTAATTTCTTTTCATTTGTCATACTACGAAGGACAGTTGGCGTTGTCACGAGTGTGTGTCTTGTGATGCTTTGCCTAAAATCTTTTCACGTTTTATATAATTTTTTTTATATTGGTATCTGTATCGATATGTATCCATATATGCAATACTGTAATCCACAAACTTGTCTTGTCCCCATCAAAGTTAAGTTAACGGCCTAGAATCAACAATATCCTGTCTCAACGTTCATCTTCTCTCTATTTTTGGTTCACCATTCATCTTCTCTTCATACATAATCATCGTATATGTTTGTGGCTTTCCTTTCATGTTTCTTTTGACAAAAAAATACATTAGGAAATTTGCTTGTGTACTGAATACTAAAAACCATTAGAACAGCAGATCATGATTCAAAGTATATATATATATACACACTATTGTGCAATGATAGATGGAACTCTAGGAGACACAAAAGAACATGCCATGTTTTTTAAATAGTATAATATTATTTTGATTTCATAGATTTCAAAGAAAATAAAAATATATTTGTTGAAAAACATACGGTGCAATGATTTTGAAGATTCGTCTATATGTTTTGGTTAAAAATCTCCAATCATAAAAGTATGCTATATGAGCTAAATCAAGTTCAGTTCGACAGATTATAAGAATTGAGGTCATACCAAAGTTGAATTGACGCTATGTTTTTAGAAATTAGGATTATGTTTGTCTAATTATTAACGTATTATCAACTAAAATTGATGAGTTACAACCCATCCCGCTCACTTATACATGTGAGCATTATATATGTGACAACCCATTCCGCTCATTCGGAATCCGGCTCACAGCCTTGCAGGGCACCAATCCTTCCATTATGAGTTCTCTCTAACTCCATAATTAGGTTGTTGGTGCGCTTGGCGTTACTCGAACCCAAGATCTCACCCTTTAACAACACTCCCACATGACGAGTTGTCACCAATTGACCTGCATATCAATTGGTGACAACTCGTCTTGTGGGAGTGTTGTTAAAGGGTGAGGTTTTGGGTTCGAGTAACGCCAAGCGCACCAACAACCTAATTACTGAGTCAGAGAGAACTCATAAAGGAGGGGTTGGATCGTGCCATGCATGGCTGTGAGCCGGATTCCGAATGAGCGGGATGGGTTGTCATAAAAAATCGACTTTTTTAATTGGTGACAACTCGTCCTGTGGAAGTGTTGTTAAAAGGGTGAGGTCTTGGGTTCGAGTAACGCCAAGCACACCAACAACCTAATTATGGAGTCAAAGAGAACTCATAATGGAGGGGTTGGGGTCGGTGCCCTGGAAGGCTGTGAGCCAGATTCCGAGTGAGCGGGATGGGTTGTCACAGTACATGTACTACACTTCTGAAAATAAAAGGAAAACGTAATAATTAAGCAAATACGAAAAAAAGATGCATAAAATAAAGAGTATCACAGCAAAATTTTCGTTCTATTGTTTACAGTTTAACAAAACTGAATATTAAAACTGTAAGAAAGAGGAAAATAGTAACAAAACCGCAATGGATAAAAATATTTTTTGAAACCAAGTGGTGGTAGTATATTGGTAATATTTTGGGGTTTGATGTGTATTTACATCAGTTATGGACTTGAGTTTCGGTCCAAGTGGTTTAAATAATAGACTAATAGATGATCGGTTCTCCTCTTGACATTAGTCGAAAGATATTCCAAACTCGAGCCAGACAGTGTGGTAGCCAATCCACTGTGTAGCACTAAGTGGTTCTTCCCGAAGCGGACCGGATCAGCCGATAGAATTTATCAAAAAAAAATGTTTTTGAATTTTTTGTTTTCTTCAATTTGTGTTTTATATATCCACTGATCATCATGTTCTTTTATGATTCAGTCGTCCACTTTTGTCACCAGACTTTTTTTACTATAGATTTGATTCCTAGTTCATCACTATTTATCTATGCATACATAAACATGCATATTCATCATTACTCTTATATGTATATATCTTCCTAACAATAATCGTTTTTGTTGTTTATATATATTGCTTTATCATTCAATTTTATAAGACAATAAATTAAAATGTTAAGTTTTTTAAAAGAGTATAATGTGGCTATCTCGCTCGCTGTTAAAAAACTTAATTTTTTCTTCATTTATTAAACATGATGTTTTCTGCCTATATAATGTGTGTGTATGTATATTATGTATCGGTTGTAATCAGAGATTAACCAGATATGAAGTGGACACCTTATTCCAAATTATTTTGTAGAATTCGTCGATATTTCTTCGATGATATTTTCTTTCACGTTAGGAATAAGTCTATCATTTACATACTTTTCCATTTTCCCCAATCTCTTAATGAGAAAAATATAAAATATATTTTTATTGATATATTTTGACCATTTCCAAGTTTTGAAACCTCATATTCGAGAAGAAATAATATATAAGTTTTGCATATATATTTTTAAAAATTATGATTATAAATTTCAAATAAATATAAGGATGGCAGATTCCTCCAAAGTTTGAGTTTCACATGAAACAAAATCACAATTATATGAGAAGTTTGGATTTGAGATTCGATTCAAACAGTTTACAGGTACTCTGGTAACACTCGATCCATTTACTCATTGGAATTAGTCCGAAGACATTTTAAACTCGAATCAGATAGTATAGATAATCCATATTATAGTATTAAATGCATTTTTCGGAACCGATCGAATCCGCCGAAGAAACATATAAAAAGGATGGCAAACTTATAGGATCTGTTTGAGCTTAGACAGACTGTGTCTAAGTATATATATATATATATTATCACTAGGATCTTTTTTAAACTTTGGTGATTGGTACTCTCTATCCCACTATAGTCAACGTATATTTTTACAAAGTTATAGTTCCAACTTTATATTTAAGGACTATATACATTTTATTCTCTTATTTACAAAGCTGAATTAGTTTACTTTGATTTTCGAATATATTGTGTATGAATTTAAAAGTACGCCAACATGACTATAATCACTGTCAATCTATTCATAAAAGTATCTCTATATAGATATGTCAGAATTAATTAAATTGGGCCAGTTCAAATAGAATCTGATCAATTATTACATTTTGTAGCAAATATATAATTTGATAAGCATTAAGTTACGAAGCATGGATAGAAATAAAAATGGAGTAGGTGGAGTCAAAGAGTTAAAGACCAAAAGACACAGAGTTAAGTTATGTCTTCAAAATGTCAATATCTTTATTTAACTTAAAATTTTGACGGGTACGTACGTTAAAACTCTTTTTCTGTTATTTTTCCCGTTTAAGCTCATATTTCTAAGCATATATAGTTTGTTCGACACAAAAGTTTCCATCTCGAACCAGTTAAACTAATGGCGTTTGTGTAAGCTGATTTATGTTTTGGAAAATCAAATTGTTTACTTAAATAATTAGATACGGTTTATATGTAATATTTGATAACTGCGTTATTTTGTATTAGGGGGCCGGACATCTTTGCTCTATTTGTATACTATAATATATATTACAACAAAACTGACAATTATAAGTTTATAACTATACTTATTATATAAATATAGGATTACGACACGAGCTTGAATAATGTTGGAATATTGGATGCTTCTGCTTGTATTATATGCTTTTGCTGGAATATCATCCGATTCGTTTGACGTATTATTGTAGACATATATATCTTGAAATCTGGCTCATAACTTGCATGTGCAACGTAAGATACACAATTTATATATGAATCAATCAAGAAATTTATTCATTTGTTATGCAAGAATTAATAAATGTCATGTGGTATAGTTTATAATAATATTTTTCTTAACATACGTTGTATAGCTAAGAATTACAAATAAATCTCACTGTTACAGTGGTTTGAAGGATTTAATATTATATCTTATAAATAATGGGTTCAATTCTTACTAAGAACATCATTTTCTAACTATGAGTAAAATAATAAATTGTATTAAGCTGGCATTGGATACATCAACTCATACCGGAAAATGTACTTTGCTAACAAATTATACGATCGTTCAAGACGTTAAATTAAAACTAATGCATATTTCAAAAGAAGGGAAAACTGAAATATTATATATAATTAATTAGCGGAATTAACTCAGATGGTTGAAGAATCCATAGGAGCCCCGGTTCGAGATTCCACACTGACAACATCATAAAAACAAGGAAAACCAACTTGACGAAACTGAAGTACTAAAGAGAGGATACTTGATCCCACTTCAATAGTTGACAACGACAAACACGAAAAAAACTTATAAATAAAGTCTCCATGGAACCCAACAACTTATCTTTGCATATGATCATCTCAAGCTCTTTCAAATGGATGATTTGGTTGTGAAAACTTCATCTCAGTGTCTAAAGGAACTGGGTTACGACCACCACGACCATTTACATTACTCATAACTCTTCCATTAACGCCTAGAAAATCCAAAGTCAACCTATCAGAGCCTCCCATGCTAAGATTGTTACCGAAATGAAGGTCGAAAATGCTGCTACCAGATCGACCTTGTTGATCTGTTGTCGTAGCTAGAGAGTTCATTAAACCATGAAGGTTTCCATTCTCATTATCTCCAAATTCGTTAACTACCGCACTTGACGAAGATGAAGAAGTTAACCCTCTTAGCAAAGCAGAAGGATGGTTGTTTTCAGCACCATCAGCGAAAAGTGAAGGAACACTTATCTGATCAGAGTTCTTGATATTGTGCTGAAAGTTTCCGAGGTTAAACAAGTTGTTGTTGTTATTGTTGATGGTATCACCAAGGCTGATCATACCGTGCTGGTTCAAGAGACTTTGATCATTGTGTGCCAACAATCCTTGGTTTGAAGAGCATTGCATGAGGAAATTGTTTGGGCCATGATAAGGGTTTGTGGGCTGAGGAATGAAGTCTTCAAACTTTTCGGAAGATGAACGGTTCAGATTGTAACCTGCCGCTAGAGGGGTAAAACCAGTGTTTGAGTTGTTACCGAAATGGTTGTGCGAGAGAGCGGAAGAAGCACCGCCGTAAAAGCCATGTCTGCCACCACCTCCACTAGCGGCTGCCATTGCGGTGAAGCTCACGGTAGGGTTTCTTGCTGACTCTTGTATTAATGCATCACAGAATGCCCTGTGTGTAATGTAACTGTCTCTTCTGCAATATCACCCCAAAGAAGTAATTAAGATAACGGTCAATATTACAGTGTATGTATATAAAAACTAAAAACAAAAATATTTTAGAAATTAAAAAGAAATACAAACCCTAGAAATGTAAAGTGGTCGTTAACCACTCCTATATCACGCAGACCACAATATTCATTAACTAAGAAATTAAACCAACCCCTCCCCTTCTAATACATAAAGGCATAAAGCACATACTTAATATAATAATTCTATATAATGATGAGAGAGAGAGAGGAGAAAGAAAGGGGGTGAGACCCACAAGAAGAGGAGTTACATGGAAAGAGGAACCTGCAAAGGTGAAGAAGAAAACAAAAGTGGGAATGCATGGAAACAAATCCAACTCACATGTGACCAAATTTAGCATCTTTTATTTTTCTCCTTTCATCTTTACTGTCTTCCTCACTAACTCTACTCATTAGCAACCAACCAAATAAGTTGATAGATCCTATGCGCATATATGCATATGTGTTCATGTCCCTATGTAGGAAATATGATATTCCGAGACCAATATAGATGATGATATCTAAACGCGTAGATTTCAGTCACAAATCAAAATATATATAGAGAGGGCACCACACTCATGCATTATACATAGCTTGCCTAATAATTCGTTAATAATTAATATTCACTGACCGACATGCCTTTTTAACTGGAATTTCAAGCAGAAGCCAGAGTATGAACCTTATAAATTTAGAGCCGACATGTAAACTCGAAGTAAGAAATGCTTCTAGTTTCGAATAACAAAATGATGACCGCTATAGACTATGAGATACCAACACGGTTTTATAAAGATTATATTAACATATACATGTTCTTTTCACACTATAGTATTAATCAATTTTAATTTCATATGATATATAATATGAACAAAATAATTTAATGGAACCAAGAAAGATAGTTTACCTAGAGAAGATGGTACCACAGTCACATCGATACTCTTTGGTACCACAAATTTTAGAATGAGCTTTCCAATCAGATTGAACAGCGTAACGCTTAGAGCATTTCTCGCAATTCCACTTCTTCTCACCGTGTTTCCGGTAATAATGCTTCTTTATTCCGGTGAGGTCTCCAAGAGCACGTGACGGGTCATGGTGGACGCACGTGGGCTCCGGACAAATATACACCTTCCTCCTCACTTCTTTGTTCGACTTTTGTTTCAGCTTCCATGGAAGGTTGTGTCCTCTCCGGTGAAGCTGTAGATTCTGTTCTCTTTGAAATCCTTTGTTGCACACTTCACATAGGAACCTATTTGTTGCCATGATCGTCTTTGGAGATAACGCTATCACTTCAGCATCTGGATCTGTTCAAGCAAAAGAAAAATATTTGAACACTAGAATAAAAACCATTACTCAAGAGATAATATCATATAAGAAAATTGAATAGACTAATCTTCTCGTAAAAATTGTTGAATAGATTACAATAATTTCTAAATAATATATATCTACGATTGAATGATGATAATCCTAATTCTTGATTATCAAGAATGATAACAAAGAAAAGTGAATTAAAATTTAGGGTTCTTTTCTTTTTGTATTTCCTCCCAAAAGGAAAACTCTTCACTGAGGCTTATTGATTCTTTTTTTTTTGGGAATTTGAACACGCACACACACACTTATATGTTTGTGTATAACAACAAAATATAAATAAGAGGTACTCACATGAGTTTCCAGGTTGGTTTCTTCGTTTTTTGGGTGGTGGTGGTGGAGCAACGGAGTTGGGTTGTTGGATCATCGTCATCGCCGTCTCTTCACGGTTAAAGTTGTTTGATCCGGTGGCGGCGCTGGGGAGGAGGAAAGACTGAGTGGAGGATGATGAAATTGTGTTGTTGTACGATGAAGACATCTTCTCAAGTTCTGCTTTTGCTTAATCTACAAAGATCCATTAATAAAATAATTTAAAAGTGAGAGAGAAGATAGAAATGAAATATGATTCAGAAGAAAACGAAAGTAAGGAATTATAACAGGAAGAAGCCATAGAGATTGACGACATGAAAAAAAAAATTATATCACTAGAAGACATTTACGAGAACATAGAGAACAAATATAAATCCAAAGAGTTATTTTTAATTTGTAGTTTTTGATAGAAGACATACTATAA
Proteins encoded:
- the LOC106307634 gene encoding protein indeterminate-domain 6, chloroplastic-like, with translation MSSSYNNTISSSSTQSFLLPSAATGSNNFNREETAMTMIQQPNSVAPPPPPKKRRNQPGNSYPDAEVIALSPKTIMATNRFLCEVCNKGFQREQNLQLHRRGHNLPWKLKQKSNKEVRRKVYICPEPTCVHHDPSRALGDLTGIKKHYYRKHGEKKWNCEKCSKRYAVQSDWKAHSKICGTKEYRCDCGTIFSRRDSYITHRAFCDALIQESARNPTVSFTAMAAASGGGGRHGFYGGASSALSHNHFGNNSNTGFTPLAAGYNLNRSSSEKFEDFIPQPTNPYHGPNNFLMQCSSNQGLLAHNDQSLLNQHGMISLGDTINNNNNNLFNLGNFQHNIKNSDQISVPSLFADGAENNHPSALLRGLTSSSSSSAVVNEFGDNENGNLHGLMNSLATTTDQQGRSGSSIFDLHFGNNLSMGGSDRLTLDFLGVNGRVMSNVNGRGGRNPVPLDTEMKFSQPNHPFERA